The following coding sequences are from one Rhineura floridana isolate rRhiFlo1 chromosome 2, rRhiFlo1.hap2, whole genome shotgun sequence window:
- the AIP gene encoding AH receptor-interacting protein isoform X3, whose translation MGDVREATFHYRTLLCSLDQQVLDDSRTRGKPMELIIGKKFKLPVWETILQTMREGEMAEFLCDTKHVVLYPTVSKSLRNIAAGKDPLEGQRHCCGIAQMHEHQSLGYPDLDELQQNPQPLIFAIEMLKVEAPGSYRQDPWAMSDEEKLKAVPLIHQEGNELYKEGKVQEAAAKYYDAIACLKNLQMKEQPGSPDWIQLDQQITPLLLNYCQCKLLNEEYYEVLDHCSSILNKYEDNVKAYFKRAKAHAAVWNAAEAQADFAKVVQLDPSLGPVVARELRSLETRLRQKEDEDKIRFKGIFSQ comes from the exons GCTACCTTCCACTATCGCACCCTGCTCTGCAGTCTGGACCAGCAAGTCTTAGATGACAGTCGTACACGAGGCAAGCCCATGGAACTAATAATTGGCAAGAAATTCAAGCTGCCTGTGtgggagactattctgcaaaccATGCGAGAGGGAGAGATGGCTGAGTTCTTGTGCGATACAAAG CATGTGGTCTTGTATCCAACGGTGTCAAAGAGCTTGAGGAACATTGCGGCTGGGAAAGATCCACTCGAGGGACAACGACATTGCTGTGGCATTGCTCAAATGCACGAGCACCAGTCGCTGGGTTACCCGGACCTTGATGAGCTCCAGCAGAATCCCCAGCCCCTCATCTTTGCCATTGAGATGCTCAAG GTGGAAGCCCCTGGCTCGTATCGGCAGGATCCTTGGGCCATGTCAGATGAGGAGAAGCTGAAGGCCGTGCCCCTGATCCATCAGGAAGGCAACGAGCTCTACAAGGAAGGCAAGGTGCAGGAGGCTGCTGCCAAGTACTACGATGCCATTGCTTGTCTGAAGAACCTGCAGATGAAG GAGCAGCCGGGATCCCCAGACTGGATCCAGCTGGACCAACAGATCACCCCTTTGTTGCTGAATTACTGCCAGTGTAAGCTGTTGAATGAGGAGTACTATGAGGTGCTGGATCACTGCTCTTCCATTCTCAACAAGTATGAAG ATAATGTCAAAGCCTACTTCAAGCGAGCCAAGGCACATGCCGCCGTTTGGAATGCAGCTGAAGCACAGGCCGACTTTGCCAAAGTCGTGCAGCTGGATCCATCATTGGGCCCCGTGGTTGCACGGGAGCTGCGCAGTCTGGAGACCCGCTTACGTCAGAAAGAAGATGAAGACAAGATCCGTTTCAAAGGCATCTTCTCCCAGTAG
- the AIP gene encoding AH receptor-interacting protein isoform X1, translating into MADQIAQLRADGIQKRLMQEGQGPLLDYQDGTKATFHYRTLLCSLDQQVLDDSRTRGKPMELIIGKKFKLPVWETILQTMREGEMAEFLCDTKHVVLYPTVSKSLRNIAAGKDPLEGQRHCCGIAQMHEHQSLGYPDLDELQQNPQPLIFAIEMLKVEAPGSYRQDPWAMSDEEKLKAVPLIHQEGNELYKEGKVQEAAAKYYDAIACLKNLQMKEQPGSPDWIQLDQQITPLLLNYCQCKLLNEEYYEVLDHCSSILNKYEDNVKAYFKRAKAHAAVWNAAEAQADFAKVVQLDPSLGPVVARELRSLETRLRQKEDEDKIRFKGIFSQ; encoded by the exons GCTACCTTCCACTATCGCACCCTGCTCTGCAGTCTGGACCAGCAAGTCTTAGATGACAGTCGTACACGAGGCAAGCCCATGGAACTAATAATTGGCAAGAAATTCAAGCTGCCTGTGtgggagactattctgcaaaccATGCGAGAGGGAGAGATGGCTGAGTTCTTGTGCGATACAAAG CATGTGGTCTTGTATCCAACGGTGTCAAAGAGCTTGAGGAACATTGCGGCTGGGAAAGATCCACTCGAGGGACAACGACATTGCTGTGGCATTGCTCAAATGCACGAGCACCAGTCGCTGGGTTACCCGGACCTTGATGAGCTCCAGCAGAATCCCCAGCCCCTCATCTTTGCCATTGAGATGCTCAAG GTGGAAGCCCCTGGCTCGTATCGGCAGGATCCTTGGGCCATGTCAGATGAGGAGAAGCTGAAGGCCGTGCCCCTGATCCATCAGGAAGGCAACGAGCTCTACAAGGAAGGCAAGGTGCAGGAGGCTGCTGCCAAGTACTACGATGCCATTGCTTGTCTGAAGAACCTGCAGATGAAG GAGCAGCCGGGATCCCCAGACTGGATCCAGCTGGACCAACAGATCACCCCTTTGTTGCTGAATTACTGCCAGTGTAAGCTGTTGAATGAGGAGTACTATGAGGTGCTGGATCACTGCTCTTCCATTCTCAACAAGTATGAAG ATAATGTCAAAGCCTACTTCAAGCGAGCCAAGGCACATGCCGCCGTTTGGAATGCAGCTGAAGCACAGGCCGACTTTGCCAAAGTCGTGCAGCTGGATCCATCATTGGGCCCCGTGGTTGCACGGGAGCTGCGCAGTCTGGAGACCCGCTTACGTCAGAAAGAAGATGAAGACAAGATCCGTTTCAAAGGCATCTTCTCCCAGTAG
- the AIP gene encoding AH receptor-interacting protein isoform X2, translating into MTPRTSASLPSFLFGATFHYRTLLCSLDQQVLDDSRTRGKPMELIIGKKFKLPVWETILQTMREGEMAEFLCDTKHVVLYPTVSKSLRNIAAGKDPLEGQRHCCGIAQMHEHQSLGYPDLDELQQNPQPLIFAIEMLKVEAPGSYRQDPWAMSDEEKLKAVPLIHQEGNELYKEGKVQEAAAKYYDAIACLKNLQMKEQPGSPDWIQLDQQITPLLLNYCQCKLLNEEYYEVLDHCSSILNKYEDNVKAYFKRAKAHAAVWNAAEAQADFAKVVQLDPSLGPVVARELRSLETRLRQKEDEDKIRFKGIFSQ; encoded by the exons GCTACCTTCCACTATCGCACCCTGCTCTGCAGTCTGGACCAGCAAGTCTTAGATGACAGTCGTACACGAGGCAAGCCCATGGAACTAATAATTGGCAAGAAATTCAAGCTGCCTGTGtgggagactattctgcaaaccATGCGAGAGGGAGAGATGGCTGAGTTCTTGTGCGATACAAAG CATGTGGTCTTGTATCCAACGGTGTCAAAGAGCTTGAGGAACATTGCGGCTGGGAAAGATCCACTCGAGGGACAACGACATTGCTGTGGCATTGCTCAAATGCACGAGCACCAGTCGCTGGGTTACCCGGACCTTGATGAGCTCCAGCAGAATCCCCAGCCCCTCATCTTTGCCATTGAGATGCTCAAG GTGGAAGCCCCTGGCTCGTATCGGCAGGATCCTTGGGCCATGTCAGATGAGGAGAAGCTGAAGGCCGTGCCCCTGATCCATCAGGAAGGCAACGAGCTCTACAAGGAAGGCAAGGTGCAGGAGGCTGCTGCCAAGTACTACGATGCCATTGCTTGTCTGAAGAACCTGCAGATGAAG GAGCAGCCGGGATCCCCAGACTGGATCCAGCTGGACCAACAGATCACCCCTTTGTTGCTGAATTACTGCCAGTGTAAGCTGTTGAATGAGGAGTACTATGAGGTGCTGGATCACTGCTCTTCCATTCTCAACAAGTATGAAG ATAATGTCAAAGCCTACTTCAAGCGAGCCAAGGCACATGCCGCCGTTTGGAATGCAGCTGAAGCACAGGCCGACTTTGCCAAAGTCGTGCAGCTGGATCCATCATTGGGCCCCGTGGTTGCACGGGAGCTGCGCAGTCTGGAGACCCGCTTACGTCAGAAAGAAGATGAAGACAAGATCCGTTTCAAAGGCATCTTCTCCCAGTAG